In the Candidatus Omnitrophota bacterium genome, TTGGGCCTGTTATCATTCAAAGCTTTATGATTTTGAGATGGATGGCATGACTTTTGGGATTGTCGGGTGTGCGGTTGGCTCTTCGTTTGCCGTATTGGTTGCTGAGGAACTTTTTGCCTCTGGGTGTCAATTTTTAATTAGCGTTACGTCAGCGGGGCAAATTCGTCCCTTGGATAAACTTCCTTATTTTGTTGTTATCGAGAAGGCTTCAAGAGATGAAGGGACGAGTTATCACTACCTCCCGGCATCTGAATACTCTGAGATGGGCGGGTTGTGTTTGAATATGATAAAGGATGCTTTCCGCCAGTCTCCGGTTTCAGTGTGTTTTGGGGTTACCTGGACAACTGATGCCCCTTTTCGGGAGACGGCCAAAGCGATTGAAAGTTATCGAAAAAAAGGAATTTGCGCTGTTGAAATGGAGGCTGCTGCCTTGTACGCTTTTTCAAAAGCCAAGAAAAAAAATGTTATATGTTTTGCCCATGTGACGAATGAAATGGGCAAGGGAAGCGGAGACTTTGAGAAAGGTGCCGCAGGCGGCAGTAAGGATGCTTTAGCGGTCATCTCCATTACTGCCCAAAAATGGTTGTCGACCCGGGACATGAAACCTGAGAAATAGGGGGGAGTCATGAGCTTTGATAGAAAAAGTCATTGGGAAAACGTCTATACGAACAAAACACCTGCGGAAGTCAGCTGGTATCAGCTTGAGCCCGCCGTATCTCTTAGGCTTATTGCTTCGACAGGAGTAAACCGTGCAGGCAAAATAATTGATGTCGGCGGCGGGGCATCCGTGCTTGTTGATAAACTGCTGGACCAGGGGTTTGGGGATTTGACAGTTCTTGATGTCTCGTCAAAGGCGCTGGACTATGCCAAAAAAAGATTGGGAAACAGGGCAGGAGCCGTGAAATGGATTGAGGCCGACATTGCAGAATTTGAATCTTCAGAAAAATATGACCTTTGGCATGACCGGGCGGTCTTCCATTTTCTTACTGATGAAGACGACCGGGAAAAATATGTCCAAAATATGAAAAGGGCATTGAATCCCGGCGGACATGTGATTATCGCCGCATTTTCTATTGATGGCCCGCTCAAATGCAGCGGTCTTGATGTCGAACGCTACAGCCCTGAAAAAATAAATAATGCGCTTGGCAATGCGTTTGAATTTGTTCAATCTGTCAATGAGGGGCATATGACGCCCGGGGGGAAAGAACAAAAATTTACGTATTGTTATTTTAGGAAGGTTGCAGATTGATAAAATTGGCAAAGAGCTGAATGTTATGATAGACATGTATAAATATTTGTAACGTTTTAAGTTTCAAAAAGATAGCCGCTTTTATGTTAAAAGCATTTTTCGATTTTACGCTTTTTGATACCACCTCGATAGAGGGTGAAAATCGGCACAATATTTTGTGGAGTAATAAGTTATAACAAAAAAGGCATACATTAAAAGTTTCGGTTGACAAATGAACGAACGCGAAACGGCGGACCCTCCGGGAGGGGAACTCCAAGGAGATCCAGAATTTCATCGATGAAGGCGAAATGTTCGGGATGCAGTCGTTCAAAAAGTCCCTGGTCGACCTGGTCAAGCGAGGGATCGTGCTTGAGGAAGATGCCCGGAAGTTCGCCGACAGCAAGGACGATTTCGACCTGGAGCTGAAAGGCGTGAAGCGGTTCGAGAAGTAAGTCCCTAGGCCAACTGCGTAGGTTGAACCTGCTTTGTGTTTGTCCACATGCAACTCATGGCACCAGGCGCCACTATAAGTTCTCCTTAAAATAAAATGAGTCCCGCAAAGATGCGTAAATATAAATTTACTGACGTTGAACCATACTTTTTGGAGAAGTTAAAGAGCTTGAGAAAGCTGTTGGATTCTGGCAATAGATTTGAAACAGCAATTCTGGCGCTATGCTATATAGATGCACTGGGTAATCTGTTTATGAAAGGGACTGGAACAAAGCAAAAATTTCTAGCTTTAATCTTTTCATATGGTGAAGTTGATGATTTTAGATGGGATAAGGTAAATTTAGCTGAATTCAAGAAAGTTGAAACGGGGGAGAACCTAAGGCAGAAGATGTGCGCAACATGTTATGAAAAGGTTCAACGATATATTGACCAAAACTTTTGCCAATATGATTATTCGGGTTCTAGCGAATGCATCAAAAAAGATAAATGTTTGCCTGAAGTAATCGTCGACATTTTAAAGTTTGGTAACGATAAGGCTTGCAACTGCAATATTATTTCAGAAGCATTATTAAAATGTCTTTACGATTCTACTTACGGGGGGATTTTGTATAGTAAATACCGATGCGAAGGTGTTCATAAAGGTAAATTTGATGAATTGTGGGACAGTTTATCAAGTCGCTTCGATGGGCCTTTTTATATGGATATTCAGGATTCATTGCCAGATTTTTCTATTCCTCCAGAATTTATACTCAAGGTATTTGAAAAATGTTTAGTTGGTTTAAAAGAGAATAATAAATAAAATCACAAGCAAATGGGCTGGAAGTAAAACTAAAATTTTCTCTAATATTATGTCAATGTTTAAGTTCAAAAGGGGCAGCAATAAATCAGTTTGGGCACAAAGAAGAATTGATTATGAAGAATTTTTGAAAAATGAAAAAATAGCAAATAAGTACACAAATAGGGCATACAAGCGAGACTATTCTTTTTTTAAGAGAGCGATATCTATTCATTTTGATTCCATGGGGTATGTTTATGATCTTATCCATGGTGGGGATGAAGATGAATTTTATGATGCTTTCATGCGGTTGGGTGTGAAGATCCTACATAATAGTGAGTCAATACGACATTTGATCAATCTTGGGCTTTACGGAAGTGGTTGGACCATATACAGGACGCTGTCTTTCGATGTCCTGATGTTATGGTATTTGTACTTCAATCCCAACTTGATCAAGGAATGGAGCAAGGAGAAGTTCAACACGTATAAGGACGTTGATTGGAGAAAGAAATTTTCAGAAAAAACCATAATAGACGAATTGAATAGGAGGGGCAAAAAATACTTATTCAATTTCGATTATGAAACTGATTTCAGGTTGTATAGCAAGGCAGCTCATCCGAGCTATTTTGGGGTGCGTTTTTTTCAGAATGAAAACGGGGAGCTTTCTTATTTGCCGAGTTTTAGCATGAAAGCGGGACATCTTCTTTTGGGTAGATTAATTGGGGTGCTGCCATATTCAACGCAGATTCTTTTAGAAAAAAATAAGTTGGAGATAGAAAAAAATCAAGTACTGGGTGTAATGCTAGAAAAATATAATAAGCTTATGCACGAACTTAACGACTATGGCAAATGTCTTGTAAAATTTAATAAAGAACGTTTGGGTGCAAAAAACGCTCGAGATATCGTTGGCACATAGGAATAACTTATTTAGCCAAGCCCATTTATCCCCTAACCCCAATTGGGACAAGGCCCCGTCGTATGGCTTCGTTCAAAAATACCCGTAGGCCGTCGTTGGGCACCGTGTTATAATATCCCCCAATATTTGCCATTGAGAGGAAGTATAGTCCTTCATGCAAGACGATATTCGACAGATCATTGTGGAGCTGGAAGGGAAGCTTGAGCAGCTCAGGGGGTTTCTTTGACCTTCCTAAAAAGCTGGAACAGATCAAATTTATCCAGGACCAGATGTCTCTCCCGAATTTTTGGGACAACAGCGACCACGCCAACAAGACGTTAAGGGACCTCAAATATCTCAAGGGCTGTGTTGACCCGTTCCAGAAGGGCGTCAGGCGGCTCGCGGATCTGAAGGAGCTGGCAGAGCTTTCCGGCGGGGATGAATCCTATGGTTCTCAGATCCTCACGGAGCTGGCGGACCTCAAGACGGAAGTCGCGCAGATCGAGGTCAAGGCGTTCCTGGCCGGCGAGTTCGACCGCAACAACGCGATCGTGAGCATCAACTCCGGCGCCGGCGGGACCGAGTCCTGCGACTGGGCGAACATGCTGTTGAGGATGTATGCCCGCTTCGCGGACATCAAGGGGTTTAAGGTCAGCACCATCGACATTCTGGCCGGCGAAGAAGCGGGGATCAAGAACGTGACCCTGCGGATGGAGGGCGAGATGGCCTACGGGCTTTTGAAGAGCGAGAAGGGCGTGCACCGGCTGGTGCGGATCTCGCCGTTCGACTCCAACAAGCGGCGCCACACCTCGTTCGCCTCGGTGGACGTGATCCCGGAGATCGAGGACGATATCCAGGTGGACATCCGGCCCGAGGACCTGCGGATCGACATTTTCCGTTCGTCCGGCCCGGGCGGGCAGAGCGTCAACACCACGGACTCGGCGGTGCGCATCACGCACCTTGCTTCGGGGATCGTGGTCCAGTGCCAGAACGAGCGCTCTCAGCTGCAGAACCGGCAGACGGCCATGAAGGTCTTGCGCGCGCGCCTTTACGAGAAGAAAAGCCGGGAGCAGGAAGCGCGCATGGCCAAGGAATACGGGGAGAAGCAGAAGATCGAGTGGGGAAGCCAGATCCGTTCGTACGTGATGCACCCCTACACGATGGTGAAGGACCACCGCACCAAGGCAGAGACAGGCAATGTCCAGAAGGTCATGGACGGGGACATCGAGATGTTCATTGAGGCGTTTCTGACCCAAAAGCCCCAGGCGGGCGGCGGGGACGACGACCTCCCGGAAAAGGATTAAGCCGTGCTGCATTTTTTTATCGGAAAATTTTTTGTGAAAAGCGCCCAGGCCGCCGTCAACCGGCTGGACCCGAAACCGGTCATTTTTTTCCATCCCGAGCTCCCTATCCCGTCGGTCCAGATGATCAAGCGCATGGCCAAGACGGTGGCGCGGATCAACACCATGGAGCCCGAGACGCAGAAATTGACGGACGAGGGCCTGCGCTTGAAGACGGACGAGTTCCGGAAGCGGTACCAGGACGGGATGAAAGAGCCCTTCGAGGAGCTCCGCCGGATCGAGGACGATCTGAAGAACGCCCCGCCGGACGCGGACCGGCAGGACCAGGAGAACCGCCTGTCCCAGGCCCGGAAGGACCTGAAAAAGGCCCGGAGGCGGGTCCTGGACGGCATTCTGCCCGAGGCCTTCGCGGTCGCGCGCGAGGCCGGCCTGAGATTTTTGAACATGAGGCACTTCGACGTCCAGCTCGTCGGCGGGATGTCGCTCCATGAAGGCAACATTTCGGAAATGTCCACCGGCGAAGGGAAGACGCTCGTAGCCACGCTGGCCGCGTATCTGAACGCCCTGGCCGACGAGGGCGTGCACGTGGTCACGGTGAACGATTACCTGGCCAGGCGCGACCGCGACTGGATGGGGCCGCTGTATGAAGCGCTGGGGCTGACCGTGGGCGTGATCCAGCACGACATGGACGCGCAGGAGCGGCGGGCCGCCTACGGCAGTGACATCACTTACGGGACGAACAATGAGTTCGGTTTCGATTATCTGCGCGACAACATGGTCGGATACAAGGAGGAGATGGTCCAGCGCGGGCACCATTTCGCGATCGTGGACGAGGTGGACAGCATCCTGATCGACGAGGCGCGCACGCCCCTGATCATCTCCGGCCCGGCCGAGGAGTCCACGGACAAATATTACCGCGCCAACGAGGCCGCCATCAAGCTCAAGGGCCGCCGCATCACCGAGCGCGAGGAGATCGAGGCCAAATACAAGAACGTGGATCTGACGACGGGGTACGATTACCTGGCGGACGAGAAGAACAAGTCCGTGTCCCTGACCGAGCCGGGCGAGGAGAAGACGGCGAAGCTCTTCGGGGTCGCGAACCTGCACGACATGGACACGATCGAGTACCGCCACCACATCCTGCAGGCGCTGAAGGCCAAGGAGTTTTTCAAGGCCGACGTGGATTACGTGGTGCGCGACGGCGAGGTCATCATCGTGGACGAGTTCACCGGACGGCTGATGCCCGGCCGCAGGTGGTCCGACGGGCTCCACCAGGCCGTCGAGGCCAAAGAGGGCATCAAGATCGAGCGCGAGAACCAGACCCTGGCCACGATCACGTTCCAGAATTATTTCCGCATGTATGAAAAGCTCTCCGGCATGACCGGGACCGCCTACACCGAGGCCAACGAGTTCAAGGAGATCTACAACCTGGACTGCGTGGTCATCCCCACCAACCGCCCCCTGAAGCGCATCAACCACACGGACTGCATTTACAAGACGCGGCGCGAGAAGTTCGAGGCGGTGGTCATGGAGATCGAGGCCTGCCACAAGCACGGCCAGCCGGCGCTGGTCGGCACCATCTCGATCGAAAAGTCCGAGCTGTTGTCGTCCATGCTCAAGAAGAAGGGCATCCCGCACCAGGTCCTGAACGCCAAATATCACGAGCTGGAAGCCCAGATCGTGGCCCAGGCCGGGCGGTTCAAGGGCGTGACGATCGCGACCAACATGGCCGGCCGCGGGACCGACATCCTTCTGGGCGGCAACGCGGAGTTCCTGGCCCGGAGCCTGGCCGAGACCCAGCTCAAGGAGGTGGAGGACGCCGAGCAGAGGCAGGCCACCGTCAAGAAATTTCTCGAGCAGTTCCGCGAGCAGGTCAAGAAGGAGCACGACCAGGTGGTGGAGGCCGGCGGCCTGCACGTCATCGGCACGGAGCGCCATGAGTCCCGGCGCATCGACAACCAGCTGCGCGGCCGTTCCGGGCGCCAGGGCGACCCCGGCTCGTCGAGATTTTACGTCTCTCTGGAGGACGATCTCATGCGGCTCTTCGGGTCCGAGAGGATCATGGGGATGATGGAACGCCTCGGCATGGAAGAAGGCCAGGTCATCGAGCACCCCTGGGTGAGCAAGAGCCTGGAGGTGGCGCAGAAACGCGTCGAGACCCACAACTTCGAGATCCGCAAGCAGCTTTTGGAATACGACAACGTGATGAACAAACAGCGCGAGGCGATCTACGGCCTGCGCCGCGCGGTCCTGGTGAGCGGCGACGTCAAAGACCGGGTCCTCCGCGCCATCGAGGACGAGGCCTTTGCCGCGGTCAGCCAGCACATTTTTTCAGACGACAAGCCCGAGGAGTGGGACATCGAGGGCCTGGAGGCCGCGCTCAAGACGCGGTTCAACCTGGACATCTCCGCCCACCGCGAGGCCATGCGCACCAGCATGACCCGTCCGGAGATCGAGGACCTGGTGATGAAGGGCATGCTCGGACGCTACGAGGCCAAGGAGCAGGAGATCCCGCCGGAGCATCTGCGCCGGCTGGAGCGGATCATCCTGTTGAACAATATCGACGCGAAATGGAAGGAACATCTTTACGCCATGGACCAGCTCAAGGAAGGCGTGGGCCTGCGGGCGTACGGCCAGCGCGATCCGCTGATCGAATACAAGCGCGAGGGGTACAAGATGTTCCAGGAGATGTATGAGTCCGTGAACCAGGAAGTGGTGGAGACCCTGTTCAAGATCCAGGCCGTGGCCCGCGACCAGGAGCGGCCCCGCAATGTGTTCGCGTCCATGCCGTGGAAGTTCGTGCATAAGGATTACACAAGTCTCGGCAGTTCGGCCCCCGCGCCGTCCGCCGGGCCGCAGATGCCGGACATGTCCCCGAAGCCGGTCGCTTCGCCCCAGCCCATCCACAAGAGCGGCCCCAAGGTCGGGCGCAATGACCCCTGTCCCTGCGGGAGCGGCAAAAAGTACAAGAAGTGCTGCGGCGCCTGATGAAAGCAAAATCGTCCGATCCCGTTTCTCTTCCGTTATCCGTCCGTATCAAATCCCTGTTGGCGCATCTGTCCCTGGCCCTGGTTTCCGCGGGGCTGATGGTCCTGGCCTATCCCAAGACCGATGCCTGGCCCCTGGCCTGGTTCGGCCTTGTCCCGCTTTTGCTCGCGCTCGACGGCAAACGGCCGGGAGCGGCTTACGGGCTCGGCTGGGTCTTCGGCTGCGCGTTTTTCGGCGGGACGTTGTATTGGCTGATGCATGTCACCGGCTTCGGGATGGCCCTGCTGGTGATGTTCCTCGCGAATTATATCGGGCTGTTCGCCCTCGGGCACTCCCTGTGGCGGAAACGCCCGTTGATGGAAAAGATTTTTTTGTATCCGGCCCTGTGGACGGCCCTGGAATTCATCCGCGACCGGTTTTTGAGCGGGTTCGGGTGGGCGAGCCTGGGGCATTCGCAATATCTTTTTCTGCCGGTCATCCAGATGGCCGACATCACGGGGATGTTCGGGGTTTCTTTTCTGGTGCTGATGGCGAATGTTGCGATCAAGGAAACACTCCGTCCCTCCGGCGGCCGGCGGGAATCGCGCAAGGCCGGCCTGACGCTGGCGATGATTTTGGCGGCCGTACTGGTTTACGGGGTGTTTCGCCTCAATCCCGCGAAACCGGACCCGACCCTGCGTGTCGCCATTGTCCAGCCGAACATTCCGCAGGAGATGAAGTGGCAGAGCTCGGCCTGGCCGGTCAACATGGAGAAGATGAAGGAGCTCACGCTCAGGGCCGCGGAAACCCGGCCGGATCTGATCATCTGGCCGGAGACGTCGTATCCGGGGTACATCTGGGATTCGCCCGCGCTGTATGAGGACATGAAGCAATTCATGGCCGGGGTTAAGGTGCCGCTGTTGTTCGGGGCGCATACCAAGATCGGGGATTCGTATTTCAATTCCGCGGTCCTTTTTGATTCCGCCGGGCAGGAAACCGCCCAATACGACAAGTTGCACCTGGTCCCGTTCGGGGAGTACCTGCCCCTGCGCAGGGCCTGGCCGTTTCTGGAGGAGATCGTGCCGATCGAGGATTTTACGGCCGGCCGGAAACAGACCGTGTTCACGATTCCCGACGGGAAAGGGCAGACCCTGTCGGTGCTGATCTGTTTTGAGGACACGATGGCGCGGCTGGCGCGGGAGTTTGTGAACTCCGGGGCCCGGCTGCTGGTGAACATCACCAATGACGCCTGGTTTCAGGACACCAAGGCCCCGTTCATGCACCTGCAGGCCGCGGTTTTTCGCACGGTGGAGAACCGCAGGGCCCTGGTGCGGGCCTCGAACACGGGCGTGAGCTGTTTCATCAGCAAAACAGGCAAGATCTATAAATATCTGGAATCCAACGGGAAGAAGACATTTGTGGACGGCGTGACCGTGGCGGACGTCGGATTTTCAGGAGGAAAGACATTTTATACAAAATCCGGAGATGTTTTTACATATTTCTGTTTTGGAGTTATACTATGGGGTATCATCACCGGAGAACTGAGACGGAAGAAACCGGGTCCCGGAATTAACCGCTAATCCCGCTTCGCGGGACGAGCGAGGCATAGAGCCAACGGCCGTCGTCGTGGCGCTTCAGGATATCGCTCACCAGGGAGAGGATCATGTCCAGAAAGTTCACAAGCCTCAAAGTCATCAGTTACTGTTTGAGCTTGCTTTACGCGACCTCGGCGCTGGTCTACGCCGCCGCGGTCACGGTCCCGGATTTTCGCCTGCACGCGATCGTTCTGTCCCTGGTGTACCTCGCCCTTTTTGTGGTGTCCCTGTCCCTCGCCCAGCTCAACAGCCTGGCGCGCAAGCGCATGGTGGCCATCAATATCGTCGCGGCGTTTTATTCCATCCTTTTGCTGGGCCCGCACGAGGACTTTATCCAGTTGAGTTACATTTTTGTGCACCTGATCGTGGCGGTCTTTTTCAGCCAGCCGACGATCGCGGTGCAGTTCATCCAGGGCATGGCCATGACGCGCAAGAGCATCCTGATCGTGGATGACGATGAGGGGCTGTTGAAGACCGTCCAGCGCATCCTGCTGGTGAACGGGTACAGCGTTTTGACGGCCACCTCGGGAGAGAAAGGGCTCCAGA is a window encoding:
- a CDS encoding nucleoside phosphorylase encodes the protein MTVRSLPPILCHKEHDEASVFSPENLLREARRQRDIPSGKVPEICVLDPDGDIVRNLIEQNKCFLNPHWACYHSKLYDFEMDGMTFGIVGCAVGSSFAVLVAEELFASGCQFLISVTSAGQIRPLDKLPYFVVIEKASRDEGTSYHYLPASEYSEMGGLCLNMIKDAFRQSPVSVCFGVTWTTDAPFRETAKAIESYRKKGICAVEMEAAALYAFSKAKKKNVICFAHVTNEMGKGSGDFEKGAAGGSKDALAVISITAQKWLSTRDMKPEK
- a CDS encoding class I SAM-dependent methyltransferase, which produces MSFDRKSHWENVYTNKTPAEVSWYQLEPAVSLRLIASTGVNRAGKIIDVGGGASVLVDKLLDQGFGDLTVLDVSSKALDYAKKRLGNRAGAVKWIEADIAEFESSEKYDLWHDRAVFHFLTDEDDREKYVQNMKRALNPGGHVIIAAFSIDGPLKCSGLDVERYSPEKINNALGNAFEFVQSVNEGHMTPGGKEQKFTYCYFRKVAD
- the lnt gene encoding apolipoprotein N-acyltransferase, producing the protein MKAKSSDPVSLPLSVRIKSLLAHLSLALVSAGLMVLAYPKTDAWPLAWFGLVPLLLALDGKRPGAAYGLGWVFGCAFFGGTLYWLMHVTGFGMALLVMFLANYIGLFALGHSLWRKRPLMEKIFLYPALWTALEFIRDRFLSGFGWASLGHSQYLFLPVIQMADITGMFGVSFLVLMANVAIKETLRPSGGRRESRKAGLTLAMILAAVLVYGVFRLNPAKPDPTLRVAIVQPNIPQEMKWQSSAWPVNMEKMKELTLRAAETRPDLIIWPETSYPGYIWDSPALYEDMKQFMAGVKVPLLFGAHTKIGDSYFNSAVLFDSAGQETAQYDKLHLVPFGEYLPLRRAWPFLEEIVPIEDFTAGRKQTVFTIPDGKGQTLSVLICFEDTMARLAREFVNSGARLLVNITNDAWFQDTKAPFMHLQAAVFRTVENRRALVRASNTGVSCFISKTGKIYKYLESNGKKTFVDGVTVADVGFSGGKTFYTKSGDVFTYFCFGVILWGIITGELRRKKPGPGINR
- the secA gene encoding preprotein translocase subunit SecA, with amino-acid sequence MLHFFIGKFFVKSAQAAVNRLDPKPVIFFHPELPIPSVQMIKRMAKTVARINTMEPETQKLTDEGLRLKTDEFRKRYQDGMKEPFEELRRIEDDLKNAPPDADRQDQENRLSQARKDLKKARRRVLDGILPEAFAVAREAGLRFLNMRHFDVQLVGGMSLHEGNISEMSTGEGKTLVATLAAYLNALADEGVHVVTVNDYLARRDRDWMGPLYEALGLTVGVIQHDMDAQERRAAYGSDITYGTNNEFGFDYLRDNMVGYKEEMVQRGHHFAIVDEVDSILIDEARTPLIISGPAEESTDKYYRANEAAIKLKGRRITEREEIEAKYKNVDLTTGYDYLADEKNKSVSLTEPGEEKTAKLFGVANLHDMDTIEYRHHILQALKAKEFFKADVDYVVRDGEVIIVDEFTGRLMPGRRWSDGLHQAVEAKEGIKIERENQTLATITFQNYFRMYEKLSGMTGTAYTEANEFKEIYNLDCVVIPTNRPLKRINHTDCIYKTRREKFEAVVMEIEACHKHGQPALVGTISIEKSELLSSMLKKKGIPHQVLNAKYHELEAQIVAQAGRFKGVTIATNMAGRGTDILLGGNAEFLARSLAETQLKEVEDAEQRQATVKKFLEQFREQVKKEHDQVVEAGGLHVIGTERHESRRIDNQLRGRSGRQGDPGSSRFYVSLEDDLMRLFGSERIMGMMERLGMEEGQVIEHPWVSKSLEVAQKRVETHNFEIRKQLLEYDNVMNKQREAIYGLRRAVLVSGDVKDRVLRAIEDEAFAAVSQHIFSDDKPEEWDIEGLEAALKTRFNLDISAHREAMRTSMTRPEIEDLVMKGMLGRYEAKEQEIPPEHLRRLERIILLNNIDAKWKEHLYAMDQLKEGVGLRAYGQRDPLIEYKREGYKMFQEMYESVNQEVVETLFKIQAVARDQERPRNVFASMPWKFVHKDYTSLGSSAPAPSAGPQMPDMSPKPVASPQPIHKSGPKVGRNDPCPCGSGKKYKKCCGA
- the prfB gene encoding peptide chain release factor 2 (programmed frameshift); amino-acid sequence: MQDDIRQIIVELEGKLEQLRGFLDLPKKLEQIKFIQDQMSLPNFWDNSDHANKTLRDLKYLKGCVDPFQKGVRRLADLKELAELSGGDESYGSQILTELADLKTEVAQIEVKAFLAGEFDRNNAIVSINSGAGGTESCDWANMLLRMYARFADIKGFKVSTIDILAGEEAGIKNVTLRMEGEMAYGLLKSEKGVHRLVRISPFDSNKRRHTSFASVDVIPEIEDDIQVDIRPEDLRIDIFRSSGPGGQSVNTTDSAVRITHLASGIVVQCQNERSQLQNRQTAMKVLRARLYEKKSREQEARMAKEYGEKQKIEWGSQIRSYVMHPYTMVKDHRTKAETGNVQKVMDGDIEMFIEAFLTQKPQAGGGDDDLPEKD
- a CDS encoding response regulator produces the protein MSRKFTSLKVISYCLSLLYATSALVYAAAVTVPDFRLHAIVLSLVYLALFVVSLSLAQLNSLARKRMVAINIVAAFYSILLLGPHEDFIQLSYIFVHLIVAVFFSQPTIAVQFIQGMAMTRKSILIVDDDEGLLKTVQRILLVNGYSVLTATSGEKGLQIARLQQPDLIILDVILPGVKGREVCARLKERPETKGIPVIFLTAKDSPDDIQAERAAGALSHLTKPVDPKMLLAELRKVFQS